A section of the Kribbella sp. HUAS MG21 genome encodes:
- a CDS encoding glutamate synthase subunit beta has protein sequence MADPKGFLTTGREVAERRPVGERVQDWKEVYPGGPGKALLPIIGKQAGRCMDCGIPFCHNGCPLGNLIPEWNDLVWRDDWSSAIERLHATNNFPEFTGRLCPAPCETACVLGINQDPVTIKNVEVAIIDKAWETGDVQPQPPEWLTGKTIAVVGSGPAGLAAAQQLTRAGHTVAVYERADAPGGLLRYGIPEFKMEKIQVDRRIQQMKEEGTVFRSGVNVGVDVTGTQLKQRYDAVVIATGATAARDLPVPGREYGGIHQAMEYLPQANRVALGQSVADQIVATGKDVVIIGGGDTGADCLGTAHRQGARSVTQLEIMPRPSDERPGHQPWPTYPMTYRVASAHEEGGDRVYAVSTVNFEADADGNVAGLNLVEVEFKDGKFTPVEGSERTIPAQLVLLAMGFLGPEREGFLEQLGVELDERGNVQRDNNYRTSVDGVFACGDAGRGQSLIVWAIAEGRSCANGVDSFLTGSSTLPTPIPPTARPLAV, from the coding sequence ATGGCTGACCCCAAGGGATTCCTGACCACCGGGCGGGAGGTCGCCGAGCGGCGGCCGGTCGGCGAGCGGGTTCAGGACTGGAAAGAGGTCTACCCCGGCGGGCCGGGCAAGGCGCTGCTGCCGATCATCGGGAAGCAGGCCGGGCGCTGCATGGACTGCGGCATCCCGTTCTGCCACAACGGCTGCCCGCTGGGCAACCTGATCCCGGAGTGGAACGACCTGGTCTGGCGCGACGACTGGTCGAGCGCGATCGAGCGACTGCACGCGACCAACAACTTCCCGGAGTTCACCGGGCGGCTGTGCCCGGCGCCGTGCGAGACCGCGTGCGTGCTCGGCATCAACCAGGACCCGGTGACGATCAAGAACGTCGAGGTCGCGATCATCGACAAGGCCTGGGAGACCGGTGACGTCCAGCCGCAGCCGCCCGAGTGGCTGACCGGCAAGACGATCGCCGTCGTCGGCTCCGGCCCGGCCGGCCTGGCCGCCGCGCAGCAGCTGACCCGCGCCGGCCACACGGTCGCGGTCTACGAGCGCGCCGACGCTCCGGGCGGCCTGCTGCGGTACGGCATCCCCGAGTTCAAGATGGAGAAGATCCAGGTCGACCGCCGGATCCAGCAGATGAAGGAGGAGGGCACGGTCTTCCGCTCCGGCGTCAACGTCGGCGTGGACGTCACCGGCACTCAGCTCAAGCAGCGGTACGACGCCGTCGTCATCGCGACCGGCGCCACGGCCGCCCGCGACCTGCCGGTGCCCGGCCGGGAGTACGGCGGCATCCACCAGGCGATGGAGTACCTGCCGCAGGCCAACCGGGTGGCGCTCGGCCAGAGCGTCGCGGACCAGATCGTTGCCACTGGCAAGGACGTGGTGATCATCGGCGGCGGCGACACCGGCGCGGACTGCCTCGGTACGGCGCACCGCCAGGGCGCGCGCTCCGTCACCCAGCTGGAGATCATGCCGCGCCCGTCCGACGAGCGCCCGGGCCACCAGCCGTGGCCGACGTACCCGATGACGTACAGGGTCGCGTCCGCGCACGAGGAGGGCGGCGACCGGGTGTACGCCGTCTCCACGGTCAACTTCGAGGCCGATGCCGACGGCAACGTCGCGGGGCTGAACCTGGTCGAGGTCGAGTTCAAGGACGGGAAGTTCACCCCGGTCGAGGGCTCGGAGCGGACCATCCCGGCGCAGCTGGTGCTGCTCGCGATGGGCTTCCTCGGCCCGGAGCGCGAGGGCTTCCTCGAGCAGCTCGGCGTCGAGCTCGACGAGCGCGGCAACGTGCAGCGGGACAACAACTACCGCACGTCCGTCGACGGCGTGTTCGCCTGCGGTGACGCCGGCCGCGGCCAGTCGCTGATCGTCTGGGCGATCGCCGAGGGCCGGTCCTGCGCGAACGGCGTGGACAGCTTCTTGACGGGCTCGTCCACGCTGCCCACGCCCATCCCGCCCACCGCCCGCCCGCTGGCGGTCTGA
- the gltB gene encoding glutamate synthase large subunit, whose translation MFGVPPFPSEGLYDGQHEHDACGVAFVATLTGEPSHDIVAKALTALRNLEHRGASGAEPDSGDGAGILIQVPDAFYRKVCAFELPAPHSYATGIAFLPADADDAAKAVARIEELAAEEQLTVVGWRDVPTTPELLGATARSVMPTFKQLFVTAQTGRVLGLALERMAFRLRKRAEKETATYFPSLSGRTITYKGMLTTDQLDKFFPELTDPDLASAIGVVHSRFSTNTFPSWPLAHPYRYIAHNGEINTVQGNRNWMRAREALLASDLIPGDLEQLYPICTPGASDSASFDEVLELLHLGGRSLPHAMLMMIPEAWENATTMDPKRRAFYEFHSTLMEPWDGPASVVFSDGTKVGAVLDRNGLRPSRYWVTEDGLVVLASEAGVLDIDPATVTEKGRLEPGRIFLVDVDAHRIITDAEVKNALANEHPYDEWLHAGLIRFEDLHEREHVVHSHASVTRRQQVFGYTEEELRVILTPMAKSGAEPIGSMGTDTPIAVLSDRPRLLFDYFAQLFAQVTNPPLDAIREELVTSLSSSLGPESNLLSPSPASCRQVVIPFPVITNDELAKLRHINLDGDMPGLATTVLRGVYDVEGGGEALKARLDELCAEASAAIQDGARILVLSDRHSNAEKAPIPSLLLTSAVHHHLVREKTRTQVGLVIEAGDVREVHHVALLMGYGAAAINPYLALESVEDLCRQGTYLPGVEPEQAIRNVVKSLGKGVLKVMSKMGVSTVASYTGAQIFEATGLAPDLVDKYFTGTASKLGGVGLDTIAEEVRRRHLRAYPADGILPAHRKLEIGGEYQWRREGEPHLFDPETVFRLQHSTRTGRYDIFKQYTSRVDEQSERLMTLRGLFGFSSDRQPIPIEEVEPVSEIVKRFSTGAMSYGSISAEAHTTLAIAMNQLGGKSNTGEGGEDAERLYDPARRSSIKQVASGRFGVTAEYLTNSDDIQIKMAQGAKPGEGGQLPGPKVYPWVASTRHSTPGVGLISPPPHHDIYSIEDLAQLIHDLKNANPQARIHVKLVSEVGVGTIAAGVSKAHADVVLISGHDGGTGAAPLTSLKHAGGPWELGLAETQQTLLLNGLRDRIVVQTDGQLKTGRDVIVAALLGAEEYGFATAPLVVSGCIMMRVCHLDTCPVGVATQNPVLRERYSGKPEFVVNFFEFIAEEVREYLAQLGFRTLDEAIGHAEVLDIRRAVDHWKADGLDLSPILHVPALPEGASRHRTVEQNHGLDKALDNELIRICQPALENGEPVRAQVPIRNVNRTVGTMLGHEITKKYRAAGLPDGTIDLTFTGSAGNSFAAFVPRGVTLRLEGDANDYVGKGLSGGRVVIRPDRRARFDAADQIIAGNVIAYGATSGELFISGGAGQRFCVRNSGATAVVEAVGDHACEYMTGGRVVVLGAVGRNFAAGMSGGVAHVLDLDPALVNPELVDLRPADEEETGLLQDLVRRHHEETGSERAAKLLADWPAAAARFTTVMPRDYARVLAAKAAAERDGLDEDATTRAMMEAI comes from the coding sequence ATGTTTGGTGTCCCCCCATTCCCGAGCGAGGGTCTCTACGACGGACAGCATGAGCATGACGCTTGTGGTGTCGCCTTCGTCGCGACCCTGACCGGTGAACCCAGCCACGACATCGTGGCGAAGGCCTTGACCGCCCTGCGGAACCTCGAGCACCGTGGCGCGTCCGGTGCCGAGCCGGACTCCGGTGACGGCGCCGGCATCCTGATCCAGGTGCCCGACGCGTTCTACCGCAAGGTGTGCGCGTTCGAGCTGCCCGCGCCGCACAGCTACGCGACGGGCATCGCGTTCCTCCCGGCCGACGCCGACGACGCCGCGAAGGCGGTCGCGCGGATCGAGGAGCTCGCGGCCGAGGAGCAGCTGACGGTCGTCGGCTGGCGGGACGTCCCGACCACCCCCGAACTGCTCGGCGCGACCGCACGCTCGGTGATGCCGACGTTCAAGCAGCTGTTCGTGACCGCGCAGACGGGCCGCGTGCTCGGCCTGGCGCTGGAGCGGATGGCGTTCCGGCTGCGCAAGCGCGCCGAGAAGGAGACCGCGACGTACTTCCCGTCGCTGTCCGGCCGCACCATCACCTACAAGGGGATGCTCACCACCGACCAGCTGGACAAGTTCTTCCCGGAGCTGACCGACCCGGACCTCGCGTCCGCGATCGGCGTCGTGCACAGCCGGTTCTCGACGAACACGTTCCCGTCCTGGCCGCTCGCGCACCCGTACCGGTACATCGCCCACAACGGCGAGATCAACACCGTCCAGGGCAACCGGAACTGGATGCGCGCCCGCGAGGCGCTGCTCGCCAGCGACCTGATCCCCGGCGACCTCGAGCAGCTCTACCCGATCTGTACGCCGGGAGCGTCCGACTCCGCGTCCTTCGACGAGGTGCTCGAGCTCCTGCACCTCGGCGGCCGCTCGCTGCCGCACGCGATGCTGATGATGATCCCGGAGGCGTGGGAGAACGCCACCACGATGGACCCGAAGCGGCGCGCGTTCTACGAGTTCCACTCGACGCTGATGGAGCCGTGGGACGGCCCGGCGTCGGTGGTCTTCTCGGACGGCACCAAGGTCGGCGCGGTGCTGGACCGCAACGGCCTGCGCCCCTCGCGGTACTGGGTGACCGAGGACGGCCTCGTCGTCCTGGCGTCCGAGGCCGGCGTCCTGGACATCGACCCGGCCACGGTGACCGAGAAGGGCCGGCTCGAGCCCGGCCGGATCTTCCTGGTCGACGTCGACGCGCACCGGATCATCACCGACGCCGAGGTGAAGAACGCGCTCGCCAACGAGCACCCGTACGACGAATGGCTGCACGCCGGCCTGATCCGCTTCGAGGACCTGCACGAGCGCGAGCACGTCGTCCACAGCCACGCGTCCGTGACCCGGCGCCAGCAGGTCTTCGGGTACACCGAGGAGGAGCTGCGGGTCATCCTCACGCCGATGGCGAAGTCGGGCGCGGAGCCGATCGGCTCGATGGGCACCGACACCCCGATCGCGGTGCTGAGCGACCGGCCGCGGCTGCTGTTCGACTACTTCGCGCAGCTGTTCGCCCAGGTCACGAACCCGCCGCTGGACGCGATCCGCGAGGAGCTGGTGACCTCGCTGTCGTCCAGCCTCGGCCCGGAGTCGAACCTGCTGAGCCCGAGCCCGGCGTCCTGCCGCCAGGTGGTGATCCCGTTCCCGGTGATCACCAACGACGAGCTGGCCAAGCTCCGGCACATCAACCTCGACGGCGACATGCCCGGCCTGGCCACCACGGTGCTGCGCGGCGTGTACGACGTGGAGGGCGGCGGCGAGGCGCTGAAGGCGCGGCTCGACGAGCTGTGCGCCGAGGCGAGTGCCGCGATCCAGGACGGCGCCCGCATCCTGGTGCTGTCCGACCGGCACTCGAACGCCGAGAAGGCCCCGATCCCGTCGCTGCTGCTGACGTCGGCCGTCCACCACCACCTGGTCCGCGAGAAGACCCGGACCCAGGTCGGCCTGGTGATCGAGGCGGGTGACGTCCGCGAGGTGCACCACGTCGCGCTCCTGATGGGGTACGGCGCCGCGGCGATCAACCCGTACCTGGCGCTGGAGTCCGTCGAGGACCTGTGCCGCCAGGGCACCTACCTGCCGGGTGTGGAGCCCGAGCAGGCGATCCGCAACGTGGTGAAGTCGCTCGGCAAGGGCGTCCTCAAGGTGATGTCGAAGATGGGCGTCTCGACCGTGGCGTCGTACACGGGTGCCCAGATCTTCGAGGCCACCGGCCTGGCCCCCGACCTGGTCGACAAGTACTTCACCGGTACGGCGTCCAAGCTCGGCGGCGTCGGCCTCGACACGATCGCCGAGGAGGTCCGGCGCCGGCACCTGCGGGCCTACCCGGCCGACGGCATCCTGCCGGCGCACCGCAAGCTCGAGATCGGCGGCGAGTACCAGTGGCGCCGCGAGGGCGAGCCGCACCTGTTCGACCCGGAGACGGTGTTCCGGCTGCAGCACAGCACCCGGACCGGGCGGTACGACATCTTCAAGCAGTACACGTCCCGCGTCGACGAGCAGTCCGAGCGGCTGATGACGCTGCGCGGCCTGTTCGGGTTCAGCAGCGACCGGCAGCCGATCCCGATCGAGGAGGTGGAGCCGGTCAGCGAGATCGTCAAGCGGTTCTCCACCGGCGCGATGAGCTACGGCTCGATCAGCGCCGAGGCGCACACCACGCTGGCGATCGCGATGAACCAGCTCGGCGGCAAGTCGAACACCGGTGAGGGCGGCGAGGACGCCGAGCGGCTCTACGACCCGGCCCGGCGGAGCTCGATCAAGCAGGTCGCGTCCGGCCGGTTCGGCGTCACCGCGGAGTACCTGACGAACTCCGACGACATCCAGATCAAGATGGCGCAGGGCGCGAAGCCCGGCGAGGGCGGGCAGCTCCCCGGCCCGAAGGTGTACCCGTGGGTCGCCAGCACCCGGCACTCGACGCCGGGCGTCGGCCTGATCTCGCCGCCGCCGCACCACGACATCTACTCGATCGAGGACCTGGCGCAGCTGATCCACGACCTGAAGAACGCGAATCCGCAGGCGCGGATCCACGTGAAGCTGGTCTCCGAGGTCGGCGTCGGCACGATCGCCGCCGGTGTCTCCAAGGCGCACGCGGACGTCGTACTGATCTCCGGTCACGACGGCGGCACCGGCGCGGCGCCGCTGACCTCGCTGAAGCACGCGGGCGGACCGTGGGAGCTCGGCCTCGCCGAGACCCAGCAGACCCTGCTGCTGAACGGGTTGCGGGACCGGATCGTCGTCCAGACCGACGGCCAGCTGAAGACCGGCCGGGACGTGATCGTCGCGGCGCTGCTCGGCGCGGAGGAGTACGGTTTCGCGACCGCTCCGCTGGTGGTGTCGGGCTGCATCATGATGCGCGTCTGCCACCTGGACACCTGCCCGGTCGGCGTCGCCACCCAGAACCCGGTGCTCCGCGAGCGGTACTCCGGCAAGCCCGAGTTCGTGGTGAACTTCTTCGAGTTCATCGCCGAGGAGGTCCGCGAGTACCTGGCGCAGCTCGGCTTCCGCACGCTGGACGAGGCGATCGGGCACGCCGAGGTGCTGGACATCCGGCGCGCGGTCGACCACTGGAAGGCCGACGGCCTCGACCTGTCGCCGATCCTGCACGTCCCGGCGCTGCCCGAGGGCGCGTCGCGGCACCGCACCGTCGAGCAGAACCACGGCCTCGACAAGGCCCTCGACAACGAGCTGATCCGGATCTGCCAACCGGCGCTGGAGAACGGCGAGCCGGTCCGCGCGCAGGTCCCGATCCGCAACGTCAACCGGACCGTCGGCACCATGCTCGGCCACGAGATCACCAAGAAGTACCGCGCGGCCGGGCTGCCCGACGGCACCATCGACCTGACCTTCACCGGGTCGGCCGGGAACTCGTTCGCCGCCTTCGTACCGCGCGGGGTCACCCTCCGGCTCGAGGGTGACGCCAACGACTACGTCGGCAAGGGCCTGTCCGGCGGCCGGGTCGTGATCCGGCCCGACCGGCGGGCGCGGTTCGACGCCGCCGACCAGATCATCGCCGGCAACGTGATCGCGTACGGCGCGACGTCCGGCGAGCTGTTCATCAGCGGCGGTGCGGGCCAGCGGTTCTGCGTCCGGAACTCCGGCGCCACCGCGGTCGTCGAAGCGGTCGGCGACCACGCCTGCGAGTACATGACCGGTGGGCGCGTCGTCGTACTCGGCGCCGTCGGCCGGAACTTCGCGGCGGGCATGTCGGGCGGCGTGGCCCACGTGCTCGACCTGGACCCCGCCCTCGTCAACCCGGAGCTGGTCGATCTGCGGCCGGCCGACGAGGAGGAGACCGGACTGTTGCAGGACCTGGTCCGGCGGCACCACGAGGAGACCGGCTCGGAACGGGCGGCCAAGCTGCTCGCCGACTGGCCCGCCGCCGCTGCCCGGTTCACCACGGTGATGCCCCGCGACTACGCCCGGGTGCTGGCGGCCAAGGCGGCCGCCGAGCGCGACGGCCTGGACGAGGACGCCACCACGCGAGCGATGATGGAGGCCATCTGA
- a CDS encoding phosphotransferase, producing the protein MTWQPSPDWQPLTTGTGQATGGVWRTPDGQVVKRLVPGVTDPRHHGFWERQALVAESGIVAGTAGLRAPACLGVERDADGITLRMADVPPAEWHPEGLAAALGRFAGCSVAEPAWGARDVLRDRLRTVERRGGWAPLTRAGLASAAVEELWARRASALAVLDGLPRVPTHGDAHPVNLLGRSGDDVVAIDWEQFGLGPAGFDLGYLLLATDLPLDDLLAAYDGRTADVGAVRCGATLVAAYTGVSRAAWAIERPGAEDHLERLARLSAVVDEAVSHAS; encoded by the coding sequence GTGACCTGGCAGCCCTCCCCCGATTGGCAACCGCTCACCACCGGCACCGGACAGGCCACCGGCGGCGTCTGGCGGACACCCGACGGGCAGGTCGTGAAGCGGCTGGTTCCCGGGGTGACCGATCCGCGGCACCACGGCTTCTGGGAACGCCAGGCGCTGGTGGCCGAGTCCGGCATCGTCGCCGGTACGGCGGGACTTCGCGCGCCGGCCTGCCTGGGCGTCGAGCGGGATGCGGACGGCATCACGCTGCGGATGGCCGACGTACCGCCCGCGGAGTGGCATCCGGAGGGTCTGGCCGCGGCTCTGGGGCGGTTTGCGGGCTGTTCTGTGGCTGAGCCTGCCTGGGGTGCGCGCGACGTACTGCGGGACCGTCTGAGGACCGTGGAGCGCCGCGGCGGCTGGGCTCCGTTGACCCGCGCGGGGCTCGCGTCGGCGGCGGTTGAGGAGCTGTGGGCGCGGCGGGCGTCGGCGCTGGCCGTCCTCGACGGGCTGCCTCGGGTGCCGACGCATGGCGACGCGCACCCGGTGAACCTGCTGGGGCGCTCCGGCGACGATGTGGTCGCGATCGACTGGGAGCAGTTCGGGCTCGGACCGGCCGGGTTCGACCTCGGCTACCTGCTGCTCGCCACCGACCTACCGCTGGACGACCTGCTCGCCGCGTACGACGGTCGTACGGCGGACGTGGGTGCTGTCCGGTGTGGGGCGACGTTGGTTGCGGCGTACACCGGGGTCTCGCGGGCCGCGTGGGCGATCGAGCGGCCCGGCGCTGAGGATCACCTGGAGCGGTTGGCCAGGTTGTCGGCAGTGGTGGACGAGGCGGTGAGCCACGCGTCGTAG
- a CDS encoding metallophosphoesterase family protein, whose product MVRRLVTRARLRAIAPWAGLSALFVVTSVLVGLFGFANDSERVTIGAHAATVSPTFDGHATLDLGAVLPRLRIPADTPAGIGVNIDVQETDADNLTELLTRDALIASQPDGEIGRIRQVIQQMAVDNAVAGAGTGLLVVVVVATLWTALGARRRRELWHMVHRHERRFEHRSIVVLVAMLITIASIYGPGRMRPAEVPPTQWQPLSKLLPELSFDERLKNVEVASGFSTTGGVGVIRTLVETYRKSTELYGRLKEGVGEVATQIHQPGEDETVALLVSDRHDNIGIDAFAAEVAKAGGAKVLIDAGDDTSSGQSWESFSINSLRQHFKDFKVVAVAGNHDAGGHVEDVMRKSGFTVLDSKPVEVEGIRFLGDSDPTRTGLGSADSPGEETIEEQSERLADIACRQPDDKRISTMLVHDPSSFADTAARGCATLLLSGHLHRQVGPEHRVVAGRAVTTYTNGTTGGAAYAFALGYTLRKPGEVTLITYRDGLPIGLQAVTAQPSGAVTVVPYTPLGS is encoded by the coding sequence GTGGTTAGGCGGCTGGTGACCAGGGCTCGGCTCCGGGCGATCGCGCCGTGGGCCGGGCTCAGCGCGCTGTTCGTGGTGACCTCTGTCCTGGTGGGCCTGTTCGGGTTCGCGAACGACTCCGAGCGGGTCACGATCGGCGCGCACGCCGCGACCGTGTCACCGACGTTCGACGGGCACGCGACCCTCGACCTCGGCGCTGTCCTGCCGCGGCTGCGGATCCCGGCCGACACCCCGGCGGGGATCGGCGTCAACATCGACGTCCAGGAGACCGACGCCGACAACCTCACCGAGCTGCTCACCCGGGACGCGCTGATCGCGTCCCAGCCCGACGGTGAGATCGGGCGGATCCGGCAGGTCATCCAGCAGATGGCCGTCGACAACGCGGTGGCCGGCGCCGGGACGGGCCTGCTGGTGGTCGTCGTGGTCGCGACGCTGTGGACGGCGCTGGGAGCCCGGCGGCGGCGCGAGTTGTGGCACATGGTGCACCGGCACGAGCGCCGGTTCGAGCACCGGTCGATCGTCGTCCTGGTCGCGATGCTGATCACGATCGCGTCGATCTACGGACCGGGACGGATGCGGCCGGCCGAAGTACCGCCGACGCAGTGGCAGCCGCTGTCCAAGCTGCTGCCGGAGCTGTCCTTCGACGAGCGGCTGAAGAACGTCGAGGTCGCGTCCGGTTTCTCCACCACCGGCGGTGTCGGGGTGATCCGGACACTGGTGGAGACGTACCGCAAGTCCACCGAGCTGTACGGCCGGCTCAAGGAGGGCGTCGGCGAGGTCGCGACCCAGATCCATCAGCCGGGTGAGGACGAGACCGTGGCGCTGCTGGTGTCCGACCGGCACGACAACATCGGGATCGACGCCTTCGCGGCCGAGGTCGCCAAGGCCGGCGGCGCCAAGGTGCTGATCGACGCCGGCGACGACACCTCGTCCGGGCAGAGCTGGGAGTCGTTCAGCATCAACTCGCTGCGCCAGCACTTCAAGGACTTCAAGGTGGTCGCGGTGGCCGGCAACCACGACGCCGGCGGGCACGTCGAGGACGTGATGCGCAAGTCCGGGTTCACGGTGCTCGACAGCAAGCCGGTCGAGGTCGAGGGGATCCGGTTCCTCGGCGACAGCGACCCGACGCGGACCGGGCTCGGCAGCGCGGACAGCCCGGGGGAGGAGACCATCGAGGAGCAGTCGGAGCGGCTCGCCGACATCGCCTGCCGGCAGCCCGACGACAAGCGGATCTCGACGATGCTGGTGCACGACCCGTCGTCGTTCGCGGACACCGCCGCGCGCGGGTGCGCGACGCTGCTGCTGTCCGGGCACCTGCACCGCCAGGTCGGCCCCGAGCACCGGGTGGTCGCCGGCCGTGCGGTCACGACGTACACGAACGGGACGACGGGGGGAGCGGCGTACGCGTTCGCCCTCGGGTACACGTTGCGGAAGCCGGGCGAGGTCACGCTGATCACCTATCGCGACGGGCTCCCGATCGGGCTGCAGGCGGTCACCGCGCAGCCGAGCGGCGCGGTGACGGTGGTGCCGTACACACCCCTTGGTTCTTGA
- a CDS encoding 1-aminocyclopropane-1-carboxylate deaminase — protein sequence MALSDFPRYPLLFGPSPVHPLERLSAYLGGARIWAKREDCNSGLAYGGNKTRKLEYLIPDALAQGADTLVSIGGYQSNHTRQVAAVAAKVGLKAVLVQENWVNWPDALNDRVGNILLSRIMGADVRLDPSGFGIGFKDSWKQALADVEAGGGTPYAIPAGASDHRLGGLGFAQWAYEVEQQERELGVFFDTIVVCSVTGSTHAGMIAGFAGQDRPRRVIGIDASAKLQETRDQVERIARATAELIELGRELRDDEITVLEGWAGDEYGIPVQSTLDAIRLTGQLEGMIIDPVYEGKSMAGLIDLIRTGDIPKDSTVLYAHLGGQPALNAYSSLFTQSQPMPGPTRVPTK from the coding sequence ATGGCGCTCAGTGATTTTCCGCGGTACCCGTTGCTGTTCGGCCCCAGTCCCGTGCACCCGCTGGAGCGGCTCTCGGCGTACCTCGGCGGCGCCCGGATCTGGGCGAAACGCGAGGACTGCAACTCGGGTCTCGCGTACGGCGGGAACAAGACGCGGAAGCTCGAGTACCTGATCCCGGACGCGCTCGCGCAGGGCGCCGACACGCTCGTGTCGATCGGCGGGTACCAGTCGAACCACACCCGCCAGGTCGCCGCGGTCGCGGCGAAGGTCGGGCTGAAGGCGGTGCTGGTCCAGGAGAACTGGGTGAACTGGCCGGACGCCCTCAACGACCGGGTCGGGAACATCCTGCTCAGCCGGATCATGGGCGCCGACGTGCGGCTGGACCCCTCCGGGTTCGGGATCGGGTTCAAGGACAGCTGGAAGCAGGCGCTCGCGGACGTCGAGGCCGGCGGCGGTACGCCGTACGCGATCCCGGCGGGCGCCTCGGACCATCGGCTCGGCGGGCTAGGGTTCGCGCAGTGGGCCTACGAGGTGGAGCAGCAGGAGCGGGAGCTCGGGGTCTTCTTCGACACGATCGTGGTCTGCTCGGTCACCGGGTCGACGCATGCCGGGATGATCGCCGGCTTCGCCGGGCAGGACCGGCCGCGGCGGGTGATCGGCATCGACGCGAGCGCGAAGCTGCAGGAGACCCGCGACCAGGTGGAGCGGATCGCGCGGGCGACGGCGGAGCTGATCGAGCTCGGGCGGGAGCTGCGCGACGACGAGATCACGGTGCTGGAGGGCTGGGCAGGCGACGAGTACGGCATCCCGGTGCAGTCCACGCTCGACGCGATCCGGCTCACCGGGCAGCTCGAGGGGATGATCATCGACCCGGTCTACGAGGGAAAGTCGATGGCCGGGCTGATCGACCTGATCCGCACCGGCGACATCCCGAAGGACTCCACCGTCCTGTACGCCCACCTCGGCGGCCAGCCCGCGCTCAACGCCTACAGCAGCCTGTTCACGCAGAGTCAGCCGATGCCGGGGCCGACGAGGGTGCCGACGAAGTAG
- the pyk gene encoding pyruvate kinase: MRRAKIVCTLGPATAAPERITELVQAGMDVARLNLSHGAHAEHERIYQRIRTAAAETGSNVGILVDLQGPKIRLAEFAEGKATLTYGERFTITTREVPGDQTICGTTYDGLPGDVNPGDQLLIDDGRIALVAEEVTETDVVCRVTVGGPVSNHKGINLPGVAVSVPALSEKDAEDLRWALHLPADMIALSFVRDAADIQLVHKIMDEEGLRIPVVAKIEKPQAVANLDEIIEAFDGFMVARGDLGVELPLEEVPLVQKLIIDQARLNAKPVIVATQMLESMISAPRPTRAEASDVANAVLDGADAVMLSGETSVGRFPIETVKTMARIVESTEEHGLGRVQEIEWEPRTKGGVIARAAADVAERLEAKYLVAFTQSGDTALRLARYRTEIPVLAFTPVPSVSSWLSVVWGIETHIVPTVDHTDEMVRQVDQRLLELGKLDKGDLVVIVAGSPPSIPGSTNALRVHRMGDAIQGIAPAYRNPNP; this comes from the coding sequence GTGCGTCGCGCAAAGATCGTTTGTACGCTCGGCCCGGCTACGGCCGCCCCGGAGCGCATCACTGAACTCGTCCAAGCAGGGATGGACGTCGCCAGGCTCAACCTGAGCCACGGCGCCCATGCCGAGCATGAGCGCATCTACCAGCGGATCCGGACCGCGGCGGCGGAGACCGGCAGCAACGTCGGCATCCTGGTCGACCTGCAGGGCCCGAAGATCCGGCTGGCCGAGTTCGCCGAGGGCAAGGCAACGCTGACCTACGGCGAGCGCTTCACGATCACCACCCGGGAGGTGCCCGGCGACCAGACCATCTGCGGTACGACGTACGACGGGCTGCCCGGCGACGTGAACCCGGGCGACCAGCTGCTGATCGACGACGGGCGGATCGCGCTGGTCGCCGAGGAGGTCACCGAGACCGACGTGGTCTGCCGGGTCACCGTCGGCGGGCCGGTCTCGAACCACAAGGGCATCAACCTGCCGGGCGTCGCGGTCAGCGTGCCCGCGCTGTCCGAGAAGGACGCCGAGGACCTGCGCTGGGCGCTGCACCTGCCGGCCGACATGATCGCCCTGTCGTTCGTCCGGGACGCGGCCGACATCCAGCTCGTGCACAAGATCATGGACGAGGAAGGGCTGCGGATCCCGGTCGTCGCGAAGATCGAGAAGCCGCAGGCGGTCGCCAACCTGGACGAGATCATCGAGGCGTTCGACGGGTTCATGGTGGCCCGCGGCGACCTCGGCGTGGAGCTCCCGCTCGAGGAGGTCCCGCTGGTCCAGAAGCTGATCATCGACCAGGCCCGGCTGAACGCGAAGCCGGTGATCGTCGCCACCCAGATGCTGGAGTCGATGATCTCCGCGCCGCGGCCGACCCGCGCCGAGGCCTCCGACGTCGCGAACGCGGTGCTCGACGGCGCCGACGCGGTGATGCTGTCCGGTGAGACCAGCGTCGGGCGGTTCCCGATCGAGACCGTCAAGACGATGGCGCGGATCGTGGAGTCCACCGAGGAGCACGGCCTCGGCCGGGTCCAGGAGATCGAGTGGGAGCCGCGCACCAAGGGCGGCGTGATCGCCCGCGCGGCCGCGGACGTCGCGGAGCGGCTGGAAGCGAAGTACCTGGTCGCCTTCACCCAGTCCGGCGACACCGCCCTGCGCCTGGCGCGGTACCGCACCGAGATCCCGGTGCTCGCCTTCACCCCCGTCCCGTCGGTCAGCTCCTGGCTGTCGGTCGTCTGGGGCATCGAGACCCATATCGTCCCGACGGTCGACCACACCGACGAGATGGTCCGCCAGGTCGACCAGCGCCTCCTCGAACTCGGCAAACTCGACAAGGGCGACCTGGTAGTCATCGTCGCCGGCTCCCCACCCAGCATCCCCGGCTCCACCAACGCCCTCCGAGTCCACCGCATGGGCGACGCCATCCAAGGCATAGCCCCCGCCTACCGCAACCCCAACCCGTAA